One genomic region from Vibrio cyclitrophicus encodes:
- the hrpA gene encoding ATP-dependent RNA helicase HrpA, whose translation MTSSPEKADNNKNAVQSQATNKKSTSTQPASNSSAKQSVKPAKTSQNSPASLRKALNECMMRDRFRLSKRIAGASRIKNEQSKNAVFDEIALDIAKSMMTATQRAAQKPTIEYPEILPVSQKREDIAKAIAENQVVIVAGETGSGKTTQLPKICSELGRGRFGLIGHTQPRRLAARSVANRIAEEMETQLGEFVGYKVRFNDQISENTQIKLMTDGILLAEIQHDRFLNQYDTIIIDEAHERSLNIDFIMGYLKELLPKRPDLKVIITSATIDPERFSKHFNNAPIIEVSGRTYPVDTRYRPLGGDESDSDRDQIEGIFEAVDELCDEGQGDILIFMNGEREIRDTADALSKRNLRDTEIVPLYARLSAGEQNRIFQSHTGRRIVLATNVAETSLTVPGIKYVIDPGTARISRYSYRTKVQRLPIEPVSQASANQRKGRCGRVAEGICIRLYSEEDFESRPEFTDPEILRTNLASVILQMTALGLGDIQAFPFVEAPDKRNIQDGVRLLEELGAIATTEPAANKNKNQGDDKKKLTAIGRKLAKLPIDPRLARMVIEAPRNRCLHEVMVIASALSIQDPRERPSDKQQSSDDKHKRFFDKESDFITFVNLWDYIKQQQKALSSNQFRKQCKQDYLNYLRIREWQDVYFQIHQAMRELDTKLNTEPGSYDGIHMSLLSGLLSHIGMKDQEKNEYQGARNARFHIFPASGLFKKQPKWIMSAELVETSKLWGRVIAKIQPEWIEPLAKHLIKRSYSEPHWSKKQAAVMAHEKVMLYGIPIIPKRLVNYGAIDATVSRELFVRSALVEGEWETKHTFFKQNRKLLQEVEELEHKSRRRDILIDDDELFDFYDQRVGEEAVSGRHFDTWWKKTSQKTPELLNFEKSMLFRGDASHVTDLDYPNFWHQNGIKLKLSYQFEPGDDNDGVTVHIPLPILNQIDQNGFDWQIPGLRQELVISLIKSLPKTLRRNFVPAPNYADAFLARVTPLEAPLLDSLEKELRRMTGVEVVRDDWKLDQIPEHLKVTFRAVDHRKRKLKEQKDLHELKESLKDKVQETLSKVADDDIEQQNLHTWSFGELPKVYQQKRGGYDVKAFPALVDSKDSVEIKLFETEQEQISAMKSGQRRLILLNVPSPIKYLHSNLPNKSKLGLYFNPYGQVLDLIDDCIACGIDKLIEEKGGLVWEPEQFEALKEHVRAELGDTVVEIAQQVETILTTAFSISKKLKGRVDLSMAFALSDIKAQVEGLIFKGFATECGWKRLPDILRYMKAIERRMEKLPIDPNKDRLHMIKVESVMNDYKELLNKIPKGIAVPENVKEVRWMIEELRVSFFAQQLGTPYPVSDKRVKNAIDAC comes from the coding sequence TTGACTTCGTCTCCGGAAAAAGCAGACAACAACAAGAATGCAGTGCAATCTCAAGCGACAAACAAAAAGTCGACATCGACTCAACCTGCATCGAACTCGTCTGCCAAACAATCAGTAAAACCTGCTAAAACTTCTCAGAATAGCCCAGCTTCTCTTCGTAAAGCGCTCAACGAATGTATGATGCGCGATCGCTTCCGTTTGAGTAAGCGAATTGCTGGTGCAAGCAGAATCAAAAATGAACAATCTAAAAATGCTGTCTTTGATGAGATTGCATTGGACATTGCCAAGTCGATGATGACGGCAACCCAGCGTGCTGCGCAAAAGCCAACGATTGAATACCCAGAAATTCTACCCGTCAGCCAGAAGCGCGAAGACATCGCGAAAGCCATCGCTGAAAACCAAGTGGTTATCGTGGCGGGTGAAACAGGTTCAGGTAAAACCACGCAGTTACCAAAAATCTGTTCTGAGCTTGGTCGTGGCCGCTTTGGTTTAATTGGTCACACTCAGCCTCGTCGTCTTGCGGCCCGTTCGGTTGCGAACCGTATTGCCGAAGAGATGGAAACGCAACTGGGTGAGTTTGTTGGTTATAAGGTTCGTTTTAACGACCAAATTTCTGAGAACACACAAATCAAATTGATGACCGACGGTATTCTACTGGCGGAAATCCAACACGACCGTTTCTTAAATCAGTACGACACCATCATCATCGATGAAGCGCACGAACGTAGCCTTAACATAGATTTCATCATGGGTTACCTGAAAGAGTTGCTGCCAAAGCGTCCAGATCTGAAAGTGATCATCACATCGGCAACCATCGATCCAGAGCGTTTCTCTAAACACTTCAATAATGCGCCTATCATCGAGGTATCAGGTCGTACTTATCCTGTAGATACGCGTTACCGCCCGTTAGGTGGTGATGAAAGTGATTCCGATCGCGACCAAATTGAAGGCATCTTTGAAGCTGTTGATGAACTGTGTGATGAAGGGCAAGGCGATATCTTGATCTTCATGAACGGTGAGCGAGAGATTCGAGATACCGCAGATGCATTAAGTAAACGTAACCTGCGTGATACTGAAATAGTTCCACTTTACGCACGTCTATCGGCGGGCGAGCAGAACCGTATCTTTCAGTCTCATACTGGCCGACGTATCGTTCTGGCAACCAACGTGGCAGAAACTTCGTTAACCGTTCCTGGTATTAAGTATGTCATCGACCCGGGTACGGCGCGTATTAGCCGTTACAGCTACCGTACTAAAGTACAGCGCCTACCGATTGAGCCAGTGTCTCAAGCAAGCGCAAACCAGCGTAAAGGTCGTTGTGGACGTGTTGCTGAAGGTATCTGTATTCGTCTTTACTCTGAGGAAGATTTCGAATCACGCCCAGAGTTTACCGACCCAGAGATTCTCCGCACTAACTTAGCCTCCGTTATCCTTCAGATGACAGCTCTTGGCCTAGGCGACATTCAAGCGTTCCCATTTGTTGAAGCGCCAGATAAGCGCAACATTCAAGATGGTGTAAGGCTACTTGAAGAGCTAGGTGCGATAGCGACAACCGAACCCGCTGCGAACAAAAATAAGAATCAAGGCGACGACAAGAAGAAGCTAACCGCTATTGGTCGTAAATTGGCTAAGTTGCCGATTGATCCGCGTTTGGCTCGTATGGTAATTGAAGCGCCACGCAACCGATGCTTGCACGAAGTCATGGTGATTGCGTCTGCGTTGTCGATTCAAGATCCGCGTGAGCGCCCGTCAGATAAGCAGCAATCGTCTGACGATAAACACAAGCGCTTCTTCGATAAAGAGTCGGACTTCATCACGTTTGTGAACCTGTGGGATTACATCAAGCAGCAGCAAAAAGCGCTGTCGAGTAATCAGTTCCGCAAACAGTGTAAGCAAGATTACCTGAACTATTTACGTATTCGTGAATGGCAAGATGTGTACTTCCAAATTCACCAAGCAATGCGTGAATTGGATACCAAGCTGAATACTGAGCCGGGTAGCTACGATGGTATTCATATGTCTCTGCTGTCAGGTCTGCTTTCGCACATCGGTATGAAAGACCAAGAGAAGAATGAATATCAAGGTGCTCGTAACGCACGCTTCCATATCTTCCCTGCGTCTGGCTTATTCAAGAAGCAGCCTAAGTGGATCATGTCTGCTGAGCTGGTGGAAACCTCAAAACTATGGGGTCGTGTTATCGCGAAGATTCAACCGGAATGGATTGAACCGCTAGCGAAACACCTGATTAAACGTAGTTACAGCGAACCACATTGGTCGAAGAAACAAGCGGCAGTAATGGCACACGAAAAAGTGATGCTTTACGGAATCCCAATCATTCCAAAACGCTTAGTTAACTACGGTGCGATTGATGCCACTGTCAGCCGTGAATTGTTTGTACGCAGTGCATTGGTTGAAGGTGAGTGGGAAACCAAACATACGTTCTTCAAACAGAACCGCAAGCTTCTGCAAGAAGTGGAAGAGCTTGAGCATAAATCGCGTCGTCGCGACATCTTGATCGATGATGATGAACTGTTCGACTTCTATGATCAACGTGTTGGCGAAGAGGCAGTGTCAGGCCGTCATTTTGATACGTGGTGGAAGAAGACCAGTCAGAAAACACCTGAGCTGCTTAACTTTGAAAAGTCGATGCTGTTCCGAGGCGATGCTAGCCACGTTACTGATTTGGATTATCCGAACTTCTGGCACCAAAACGGTATTAAGTTGAAACTGAGCTACCAATTTGAACCAGGTGACGACAACGATGGTGTAACGGTACACATTCCGCTGCCTATCTTGAACCAAATTGACCAAAACGGTTTTGATTGGCAGATCCCAGGCCTGCGTCAGGAACTGGTGATTAGCCTAATTAAGTCACTACCAAAAACGCTACGCCGTAACTTTGTGCCTGCGCCAAACTATGCCGATGCTTTCTTGGCACGTGTAACCCCATTAGAAGCACCGTTGTTGGATTCTCTTGAGAAAGAGCTACGCCGCATGACAGGTGTCGAAGTGGTACGTGACGACTGGAAGTTAGACCAGATCCCTGAGCACTTAAAGGTAACATTCCGCGCTGTAGATCATCGCAAGCGTAAGCTGAAAGAACAGAAAGACCTGCATGAGCTAAAAGAAAGTCTGAAAGATAAGGTTCAAGAAACGCTTTCTAAGGTTGCTGACGACGATATTGAACAACAGAACCTGCATACCTGGAGCTTTGGTGAGTTACCAAAAGTTTATCAGCAGAAACGCGGCGGCTACGATGTTAAAGCCTTCCCAGCACTGGTGGATTCTAAAGACAGCGTAGAGATCAAACTGTTCGAAACCGAACAAGAGCAGATCTCGGCAATGAAATCGGGTCAGCGTCGTTTAATCCTGTTGAACGTGCCATCGCCGATCAAATACCTGCACTCTAACTTGCCGAACAAATCTAAGTTAGGCTTATACTTCAACCCATACGGACAAGTACTCGATCTTATCGATGACTGTATCGCTTGTGGTATTGATAAGCTAATTGAAGAGAAGGGCGGTTTGGTTTGGGAACCAGAGCAGTTTGAAGCACTGAAAGAACACGTACGTGCAGAGTTAGGCGATACGGTTGTTGAGATTGCTCAACAGGTAGAAACCATTCTAACTACGGCGTTCAGTATCAGTAAGAAGCTGAAGGGCCGCGTAGATCTTTCGATGGCATTTGCACTTTCAGACATCAAAGCTCAGGTAGAAGGTTTGATTTTTAAGGGGTTTGCCACAGAATGCGGGTGGAAACGCTTGCCGGATATTCTACGCTATATGAAAGCTATTGAGCGTAGAATGGAAAAACTGCCGATTGACCCTAACAAAGATCGCCTACATATGATCAAAGTTGAGTCGGTAATGAATGATTACAAAGAATTGCTGAATAAAATTCCAAAAGGGATCGCGGTTCCAGAAAACGTAAAAGAGGTGCGTTGGATGATTGAAGAGCTTCGTGTAAGCTTCTTCGCACAGCAGCTCGGTACGCCTTACCCAGTATCAGATAAGCGTGTTAAAAACGCGATTGATGCTTGCTAA
- a CDS encoding TetR/AcrR family transcriptional regulator — MFGFGCKGDKQSIFGCKGGLSKKQQSIADREVELMLLAKDLVREQGFGNLTMDKLTAASSYSKGTIYNHFCSKEDVVLALCIHSLKAEALMFTRSGEFEGNTREKIVALHVAYRIYARMEPVLSTCAIMAKSPWVLEKASSARVTEMNELEELVIEQADSMVNQAVEVGDLKFSSGVGSDAIVFANWSIAFGSNALSQNASNSHCIKRLQDPYSVLHNANMLLDGLNWQPLSTDWDYRKTWRRVEQELFSEEIAYLESVGR; from the coding sequence ATGTTTGGCTTTGGTTGTAAAGGCGATAAGCAAAGTATCTTTGGTTGTAAAGGCGGCTTGTCTAAAAAGCAGCAGTCTATTGCAGACCGAGAAGTAGAATTGATGTTGTTAGCGAAAGATCTGGTTCGAGAGCAAGGGTTCGGAAACCTCACGATGGATAAGCTAACGGCAGCGAGCTCTTATTCGAAAGGTACGATATATAATCACTTTTGTAGCAAAGAAGACGTGGTTTTAGCGTTGTGTATTCATTCTTTAAAGGCCGAGGCACTGATGTTTACTCGTTCTGGAGAGTTTGAAGGTAACACACGCGAAAAGATCGTCGCACTGCACGTTGCTTATCGAATCTATGCGCGCATGGAGCCGGTACTGTCAACTTGTGCGATCATGGCAAAAAGCCCGTGGGTACTAGAGAAAGCGTCTAGTGCACGTGTAACCGAGATGAACGAACTCGAAGAATTGGTGATTGAACAAGCCGATTCAATGGTTAACCAAGCAGTAGAAGTGGGTGACCTAAAGTTCTCTTCTGGTGTGGGTTCAGATGCCATCGTGTTTGCAAACTGGTCAATCGCATTTGGTTCAAATGCCTTGTCACAGAACGCATCAAACAGTCATTGTATTAAGCGGTTACAAGACCCGTATTCAGTATTACATAACGCGAATATGCTGCTCGACGGCCTGAACTGGCAGCCCCTTTCTACCGATTGGGACTACCGTAAAACCTGGCGTCGTGTAGAACAAGAACTGTTCAGTGAAGAGATCGCTTACTTAGAATCAGTAGGTCGATAG
- a CDS encoding alkaline phosphatase D family protein, with translation MKRSTTSSLPFLLAGPILRKTTANEVVLWMVTSSQPTGSTELFNAEQDSPFYSSPLDEQGSIQVGTHAWVTLIQLKGEFPTNTPLEYDIHTELGSLATWAPHLVYSDKSRVEFKISTTADYILHGSCRNPHHPSKDSLVAADNKVGKQTVLERPDMLMMSGDQIYADHVAGPTLDAIQQVIQLLGLVGESLPTDSQVSTIDSSEALFKSEYQLYRRHHLLPHHNTSASLLDKLFPKRGIPIFSSTDCENHLVTLSEFIAMYLLVWSPTLWQCINREQLIENDFTEAGRQLSPAEQQQWRDESIIIDDFIAGLPKVQRLFAHIPTYMIFDDHDVTDDWNLTVGWEHAVDQNQFATQVIGNGLAAYWMCQGWGNKPESFNKEFIKQAKQLFGFQWHAENQAQNETGGNNTEHSVGNIEPNKHQAFIEMLGRFEEWHYTIDTSPKVIVLDTRTRRWRSESRMNKPSGLMDWEALIEFQHQLLHQDKVVIVSAAPMFGVKFIETLQKMATTIGKPLVIDAENWMAHPGSANTLISIFTHTKTPTNFVVLSGDVHYSFAYDIKLRYRRNSPNIYQITCSGIKNQFPTSLLKFCDVWDRLLYSPRSILNYFTKRKRLKIEKRSPDNQTFYRLSNRSAIGELKLDSEGKPQAITTLSGDGKVTRFPEPD, from the coding sequence TTGAAACGTTCGACGACATCATCTCTTCCCTTCTTACTTGCAGGCCCAATTTTAAGAAAAACCACCGCCAACGAGGTGGTACTGTGGATGGTGACGAGTTCACAACCTACAGGCTCAACTGAACTATTCAACGCAGAGCAAGATTCGCCTTTTTATTCGTCGCCACTTGATGAACAAGGGTCAATTCAAGTGGGGACACATGCTTGGGTAACCCTGATTCAATTAAAGGGTGAGTTCCCTACCAATACGCCCCTTGAATATGACATTCACACCGAACTAGGGTCACTGGCCACATGGGCTCCTCACCTTGTTTATAGCGACAAGTCTCGCGTTGAATTTAAGATCTCAACGACTGCTGATTATATCCTGCATGGCTCTTGTCGTAATCCTCATCACCCGAGCAAAGACAGCCTAGTTGCTGCAGATAACAAGGTCGGAAAGCAAACGGTACTTGAACGGCCAGATATGCTAATGATGAGCGGCGACCAGATCTACGCCGATCATGTAGCAGGTCCAACGCTTGATGCTATTCAACAAGTGATTCAACTGCTTGGTCTTGTGGGCGAGAGCTTGCCGACGGATTCACAGGTAAGCACAATCGACAGTAGTGAAGCCTTGTTTAAGAGTGAATATCAGCTGTATCGACGTCATCATTTACTGCCACACCACAACACCTCTGCTTCGTTGCTTGATAAGCTATTTCCTAAGCGCGGAATCCCTATTTTCAGCTCGACCGATTGTGAGAATCACTTGGTCACCTTGTCAGAATTCATCGCGATGTATTTGCTGGTTTGGTCTCCGACATTGTGGCAATGCATCAACCGAGAGCAATTGATCGAAAATGATTTCACAGAAGCTGGACGTCAATTATCACCGGCAGAGCAACAACAATGGCGTGACGAGAGCATTATCATTGATGACTTCATAGCAGGTCTACCGAAAGTGCAGCGTCTGTTCGCTCATATTCCAACGTACATGATCTTCGACGATCACGATGTCACCGATGATTGGAACCTGACTGTGGGTTGGGAACATGCTGTCGATCAAAATCAGTTTGCTACTCAAGTGATTGGTAACGGCCTTGCCGCCTACTGGATGTGTCAGGGTTGGGGTAACAAACCGGAGAGCTTTAACAAAGAGTTCATCAAGCAAGCAAAACAGCTCTTTGGTTTTCAATGGCATGCTGAAAATCAAGCGCAGAATGAAACTGGCGGCAACAATACTGAACACTCTGTTGGCAACATAGAACCAAACAAACACCAGGCCTTCATTGAGATGCTCGGTCGCTTTGAAGAGTGGCATTACACGATAGATACGTCTCCAAAAGTCATTGTGTTGGATACTCGAACGCGTCGCTGGCGATCAGAATCTCGCATGAATAAACCTTCTGGTTTGATGGACTGGGAAGCCTTAATTGAGTTTCAGCACCAGCTGCTCCATCAAGATAAGGTGGTGATTGTTTCTGCTGCGCCGATGTTTGGCGTGAAGTTTATTGAAACACTGCAAAAAATGGCGACCACAATCGGTAAACCATTGGTGATTGATGCGGAAAACTGGATGGCACATCCGGGCAGTGCTAACACACTCATCAGTATCTTTACCCACACCAAAACACCAACCAACTTCGTCGTGCTTTCTGGTGATGTTCACTACTCTTTTGCTTACGACATTAAACTTAGATACCGCCGTAACAGCCCGAATATCTATCAGATTACTTGCAGTGGTATTAAAAACCAGTTCCCTACTTCATTGCTTAAATTCTGTGATGTATGGGACCGATTGCTGTATAGCCCACGCTCAATTCTGAACTATTTCACCAAGCGAAAACGCTTAAAGATTGAAAAACGTAGCCCTGATAATCAGACTTTCTATCGACTTTCAAACCGAAGTGCGATTGGTGAATTAAAGTTAGATAGCGAAGGCAAACCGCAAGCAATAACGACACTAAGTGGTGATGGGAAAGTCACACGATTCCCTGAGCCTGATTAA
- a CDS encoding VC1380 family protein — protein sequence MKVSELQNIIDHLPQDSDPDIVMGEEWLPERLVNTRLDSDMLFLEFDNAPEENQGDDEGRGFVEHEIAMIREKLEQVLDDPSDTKTKADALLAIFLMGHELSSSEVIEILEMTELEATESEMPDQATTEAETTELEANQSEAIEQDISALEINEPDTPEFETSDLETRQLKD from the coding sequence GTGAAAGTCTCAGAATTACAAAACATTATAGACCACTTACCCCAAGATTCCGATCCAGATATTGTCATGGGCGAAGAGTGGTTGCCTGAGCGTTTGGTTAACACCAGACTCGATAGCGACATGCTGTTTCTTGAGTTTGATAATGCCCCTGAAGAAAACCAAGGGGACGATGAAGGCCGTGGTTTCGTCGAACACGAAATCGCTATGATTCGAGAAAAACTCGAACAAGTACTGGACGATCCGTCCGATACCAAAACAAAAGCCGATGCCCTATTGGCAATATTTCTAATGGGCCATGAACTTTCTAGTTCAGAAGTTATCGAAATACTTGAAATGACAGAGCTTGAGGCAACGGAGTCTGAAATGCCAGATCAGGCAACGACAGAAGCTGAAACAACGGAACTCGAAGCAAATCAATCTGAAGCGATAGAGCAGGACATCTCTGCTCTCGAAATTAACGAGCCTGATACACCAGAGTTCGAAACCTCTGATCTTGAAACGAGACAACTCAAAGACTAA
- a CDS encoding tellurite resistance TerB family protein, translating into MFNSLTSLFKQLVEGSDLGKTPTASPNLAIASLLCEVAGADHAINESEQEAKLHLLQRLLNITEDESKALLAQAEPQVEQSVSLYDFTSQLRELSQPVRIDLIKAMWEVAHADGEIDPLEDSVIRKTAELLYVDHSDFIKTKLNVLGKS; encoded by the coding sequence ATGTTTAACTCACTTACCTCGTTATTTAAACAATTAGTTGAAGGCTCTGATTTAGGTAAAACGCCAACCGCCTCTCCTAACTTAGCTATCGCCAGCTTGTTATGTGAAGTCGCCGGTGCAGACCACGCGATTAACGAATCCGAACAAGAAGCTAAACTTCACTTGCTTCAACGCCTGCTGAACATAACTGAAGACGAATCCAAAGCCTTATTGGCGCAAGCTGAACCTCAAGTTGAACAATCTGTCTCTCTTTACGACTTTACTTCTCAACTGCGAGAGCTGTCTCAACCAGTCCGCATAGATCTAATAAAGGCAATGTGGGAAGTGGCACATGCTGATGGAGAGATTGATCCACTTGAAGATTCAGTGATCCGCAAAACCGCAGAACTGCTTTACGTTGACCACAGTGACTTTATTAAGACCAAGCTGAACGTCTTGGGTAAAAGCTAA
- a CDS encoding MipA/OmpV family protein, with translation MKHKFSPKLISYGAVLLSNAFLGNSVAWAAEEQEWGIAAMFRSASIPYDTSGGDQTVGSFVPMLFFKNDYVFIDGTEMGAYLYQTDDEKWSLNAISRMRFIDIPASEQNAIEGDTADFGAQVSYQWDEQWKLETELMSDSEYNFHGNLRAKAKYETGDWEFTPSATLRYKSADFNSAYYSAEGESIGAGIDLNVGVEARYHVVSNLYLLGSTSVTRLDDNAYDSSVVEDRYQGELYLGFGFFNDKEKAPKPKLSNAPYLRVAHGWATPSNIGEIMKFNTEKDEYNNQLTSFFYGHPLTDEIFGLPLDIYLTPGIAHHWNSDVQSSSTEYIIAIKAYYTFDWPTQWRFGVAEGMSYIDSITYIEGSEMDRKGYTASHLLNYLDFSFGVNVGDLIGKNDLNNLWFGYSLHHRSAIFENASQFGRIKGGSNYNTVYFQYEF, from the coding sequence ATGAAGCACAAATTTTCACCGAAGCTCATTTCGTATGGAGCGGTTTTATTGAGTAACGCTTTTCTAGGTAATAGCGTAGCCTGGGCAGCCGAAGAGCAAGAATGGGGCATTGCTGCAATGTTCCGCAGTGCGAGTATTCCCTACGATACATCAGGTGGGGATCAAACCGTCGGTTCTTTTGTTCCGATGCTATTTTTTAAGAATGACTATGTATTTATCGACGGTACTGAAATGGGGGCTTACCTCTACCAGACTGACGACGAAAAATGGTCTCTTAATGCGATATCGCGTATGCGTTTTATTGATATCCCTGCTTCAGAACAAAATGCCATTGAGGGTGATACTGCCGATTTTGGTGCGCAAGTCAGTTATCAGTGGGATGAGCAGTGGAAGCTTGAAACCGAGCTAATGAGCGACAGTGAATACAATTTTCACGGAAATCTACGCGCCAAAGCAAAGTATGAAACGGGCGATTGGGAGTTTACTCCGAGTGCGACACTTCGTTATAAAAGTGCCGATTTCAATAGTGCTTACTATTCAGCCGAAGGCGAGTCGATTGGCGCAGGTATCGATCTTAATGTGGGTGTTGAAGCACGTTACCACGTGGTTTCCAACTTATACCTACTTGGTTCAACTAGTGTCACTCGATTAGACGACAACGCTTATGATTCATCAGTAGTTGAAGATCGTTATCAAGGTGAACTTTATCTTGGTTTTGGCTTCTTCAATGACAAAGAGAAAGCGCCGAAACCGAAATTGAGTAACGCGCCGTATTTACGTGTCGCGCACGGTTGGGCAACGCCATCGAATATTGGCGAGATTATGAAGTTCAATACTGAGAAAGACGAATACAATAACCAACTGACCTCGTTTTTCTACGGCCACCCGCTAACAGACGAAATCTTTGGTCTCCCGCTGGATATCTACCTAACACCGGGTATCGCGCATCACTGGAATTCAGATGTTCAATCGAGTAGCACCGAGTACATTATTGCGATCAAAGCGTATTACACCTTTGATTGGCCGACACAGTGGAGATTTGGTGTGGCTGAAGGTATGTCGTACATCGACTCGATCACCTACATCGAAGGCTCTGAGATGGATCGTAAAGGTTACACCGCAAGCCACTTGTTGAATTACCTAGACTTCTCATTTGGTGTCAATGTGGGTGATTTGATCGGCAAGAACGACTTAAACAATTTATGGTTCGGTTATTCGTTGCATCATCGTTCTGCGATCTTTGAAAACGCCTCTCAGTTTGGACGTATCAAAGGCGGTAGTAACTACAACACGGTTTACTTCCAATACGAATTTTAA
- a CDS encoding porin family protein: MKKTLLALALLGASSTAMADSWLYGGVMGGQNSLGNKEETAMGIHVGTGILPLIGVEAGYWDLGSFGSVNYGNRDLKNLDASTTYLAIKPSIDFGPLHVYAKGGLHSYELKADGFKQDDVDIMYGVGAEYFIFGPLSVGASYQNFKMKDDDSGVFTLNATIHLL; encoded by the coding sequence ATGAAAAAAACGTTATTGGCATTAGCACTACTAGGTGCATCTTCAACAGCAATGGCTGATTCTTGGTTGTACGGTGGTGTAATGGGTGGTCAAAACTCATTAGGCAATAAAGAAGAGACAGCGATGGGTATCCACGTAGGTACTGGTATTCTTCCATTAATCGGCGTTGAAGCGGGTTATTGGGATCTTGGTTCTTTCGGCAGCGTTAATTACGGCAACCGCGATCTTAAGAATTTAGACGCAAGCACTACTTACCTAGCGATTAAACCAAGCATCGATTTTGGTCCTCTTCACGTATACGCGAAGGGTGGTCTTCACTCTTACGAGCTTAAAGCTGATGGCTTCAAGCAAGACGATGTTGATATCATGTACGGTGTAGGCGCTGAATACTTCATCTTTGGTCCACTATCTGTAGGCGCTAGCTACCAAAACTTCAAAATGAAAGATGACGACTCTGGCGTATTCACGCTAAACGCAACTATCCACCTACTGTAA